One part of the Humulus lupulus chromosome 9, drHumLupu1.1, whole genome shotgun sequence genome encodes these proteins:
- the LOC133800988 gene encoding uncharacterized protein LOC133800988 isoform X3 yields the protein MLTRILSSPAVSLAGPLPWRWSTLPVLLDSQTSLVSSLSLAIKTRIVSFSSSPLGSAESGDVIPKESSKRGPLEPGLYLVGTPIGNLEDITLRALRVLKSAHVILSEDTRHSGKLLHHYNIATPLLSYHKFNESQREQTVLRRLKEGEIVALISDAGTPGISDPGTELAKLCINENIPVIPIPGPSAFVAALSASVGFLPKHTSSRKERLMISANEATTQIFYVPPHKLLQFLEETSVLFSDSRRCVIAREITKLHEQFWRGTLGEAKEAFSVHKPKGEITLLIEGKANPTIETPSDCELEKELSNLISNGHSLSTAVKLVAGGTSMKKKTVYSIALRKFGKQLEFEEENVHLDSCKPE from the exons ATGTTAACGCGAATACTTTCTTCTCCGGCGGTTTCTCTGGCCGGACCTCTTCCGTGGCGCTGGTCTACACTTCCGGTCCTACTCGACTCTCAGACGTCACTCGTTTCTTCCCTATCCCTTGCCATCAAAACCCGCATTGTATCCTTCTCTTCCAGTCCTCTAGGTTCAGCAGAATCCGGCGATGTAATCCCTAAAGAATCGTCAAAGCGT GGTCCTCTGGAACCTGGATTATATCTGGTAGGAACACCAATTGGTAACCTTGAAGATATCACTTTAAG GGCTCTCCGTGTTTTAAAATCAGCTCATGTGATACTTTCAGAAGACACCAGACATTCAGGGAAGCTTTTACATCATTACAATATAGCAACTCCTCTT TTAAGCTATCATAAATTCAATGAATCTCAAAGAGAACAAACGGTGTTAAGGAGGTTGAAGGAAGGTGAGATTGTTGCACTGATTAGTGATGCAGGGACACCAGGTATCAGTGATCCTGGTACCGAATTG GCTAAGCTATGCATCAATGAGAATATTCCTGTCATTCCCATTCCTGGACCATCTGCTTTCGTGGCTGCTCTTTCTGCCTCTG TTGGGTTTCTTCCCAAACACACCAGCTCTAGAAAGGAGAGGCTAATGATTTCTGCAAATGAAGCAACAACACAGATATTCTATGTACCTCCACACAAGCTTCTTCAATTTCTTGAAGAGACTTCTGTACTGTTCAGTGATTCAAG AAGATGTGTCATAGCTCGTGAAATAACCAAACTACATGAACAG TTTTGGCGGGGTACATTAGGGGAAGCAAAAGAGGCATTTTCTGTTCATAAGCCAAAGGGTGAGATTACTTTGTTAATTGAGGGAAAGGCAAATCCTACCATCGAAACTCCATCAGACTGTGAGCTTGAGAAAGAATTAAGCAATCTGATCTCCAATGGTCATAGTCTTTCTACA GCCGTCAAATTAGTGGCTGGTGGAACATCAATGAAAAAGAAAACTGTATATTCCATTGCATTGAGAAAATTTGGGAAGCAACTTGAGTTTGAGGAGGAGAATGTTCATCTGGATTCATGCAAACCAGAGTGA
- the LOC133800988 gene encoding uncharacterized protein LOC133800988 isoform X2 produces the protein MLTRILSSPAVSLAGPLPWRWSTLPVLLDSQTSLVSSLSLAIKTRIVSFSSSPLGSAESGDVIPKESSKRGPLEPGLYLVGTPIGNLEDITLRALRVLKSAHVILSEDTRHSGKLLHHYNIATPLLSYHKFNESQREQTVLRRLKEGEIVALISDAGTPGISDPGTELAKLCINENIPVIPIPGPSAFVAALSASGLATDEFTFVGFLPKHTSSRKERLMISANEATTQIFYVPPHKLLQFLEETSVLFSDSRCVIAREITKLHEQFWRGTLGEAKEAFSVHKPKGEITLLIEGKANPTIETPSDCELEKELSNLISNGHSLSTAVKLVAGGTSMKKKTVYSIALRKFGKQLEFEEENVHLDSCKPE, from the exons ATGTTAACGCGAATACTTTCTTCTCCGGCGGTTTCTCTGGCCGGACCTCTTCCGTGGCGCTGGTCTACACTTCCGGTCCTACTCGACTCTCAGACGTCACTCGTTTCTTCCCTATCCCTTGCCATCAAAACCCGCATTGTATCCTTCTCTTCCAGTCCTCTAGGTTCAGCAGAATCCGGCGATGTAATCCCTAAAGAATCGTCAAAGCGT GGTCCTCTGGAACCTGGATTATATCTGGTAGGAACACCAATTGGTAACCTTGAAGATATCACTTTAAG GGCTCTCCGTGTTTTAAAATCAGCTCATGTGATACTTTCAGAAGACACCAGACATTCAGGGAAGCTTTTACATCATTACAATATAGCAACTCCTCTT TTAAGCTATCATAAATTCAATGAATCTCAAAGAGAACAAACGGTGTTAAGGAGGTTGAAGGAAGGTGAGATTGTTGCACTGATTAGTGATGCAGGGACACCAGGTATCAGTGATCCTGGTACCGAATTG GCTAAGCTATGCATCAATGAGAATATTCCTGTCATTCCCATTCCTGGACCATCTGCTTTCGTGGCTGCTCTTTCTGCCTCTGGTCTGGCCACTGATGAGTTTACATTTG TTGGGTTTCTTCCCAAACACACCAGCTCTAGAAAGGAGAGGCTAATGATTTCTGCAAATGAAGCAACAACACAGATATTCTATGTACCTCCACACAAGCTTCTTCAATTTCTTGAAGAGACTTCTGTACTGTTCAGTGATTCAAG ATGTGTCATAGCTCGTGAAATAACCAAACTACATGAACAG TTTTGGCGGGGTACATTAGGGGAAGCAAAAGAGGCATTTTCTGTTCATAAGCCAAAGGGTGAGATTACTTTGTTAATTGAGGGAAAGGCAAATCCTACCATCGAAACTCCATCAGACTGTGAGCTTGAGAAAGAATTAAGCAATCTGATCTCCAATGGTCATAGTCTTTCTACA GCCGTCAAATTAGTGGCTGGTGGAACATCAATGAAAAAGAAAACTGTATATTCCATTGCATTGAGAAAATTTGGGAAGCAACTTGAGTTTGAGGAGGAGAATGTTCATCTGGATTCATGCAAACCAGAGTGA
- the LOC133800988 gene encoding uncharacterized protein LOC133800988 isoform X1, whose amino-acid sequence MLTRILSSPAVSLAGPLPWRWSTLPVLLDSQTSLVSSLSLAIKTRIVSFSSSPLGSAESGDVIPKESSKRGPLEPGLYLVGTPIGNLEDITLRALRVLKSAHVILSEDTRHSGKLLHHYNIATPLLSYHKFNESQREQTVLRRLKEGEIVALISDAGTPGISDPGTELAKLCINENIPVIPIPGPSAFVAALSASGLATDEFTFVGFLPKHTSSRKERLMISANEATTQIFYVPPHKLLQFLEETSVLFSDSRRCVIAREITKLHEQFWRGTLGEAKEAFSVHKPKGEITLLIEGKANPTIETPSDCELEKELSNLISNGHSLSTAVKLVAGGTSMKKKTVYSIALRKFGKQLEFEEENVHLDSCKPE is encoded by the exons ATGTTAACGCGAATACTTTCTTCTCCGGCGGTTTCTCTGGCCGGACCTCTTCCGTGGCGCTGGTCTACACTTCCGGTCCTACTCGACTCTCAGACGTCACTCGTTTCTTCCCTATCCCTTGCCATCAAAACCCGCATTGTATCCTTCTCTTCCAGTCCTCTAGGTTCAGCAGAATCCGGCGATGTAATCCCTAAAGAATCGTCAAAGCGT GGTCCTCTGGAACCTGGATTATATCTGGTAGGAACACCAATTGGTAACCTTGAAGATATCACTTTAAG GGCTCTCCGTGTTTTAAAATCAGCTCATGTGATACTTTCAGAAGACACCAGACATTCAGGGAAGCTTTTACATCATTACAATATAGCAACTCCTCTT TTAAGCTATCATAAATTCAATGAATCTCAAAGAGAACAAACGGTGTTAAGGAGGTTGAAGGAAGGTGAGATTGTTGCACTGATTAGTGATGCAGGGACACCAGGTATCAGTGATCCTGGTACCGAATTG GCTAAGCTATGCATCAATGAGAATATTCCTGTCATTCCCATTCCTGGACCATCTGCTTTCGTGGCTGCTCTTTCTGCCTCTGGTCTGGCCACTGATGAGTTTACATTTG TTGGGTTTCTTCCCAAACACACCAGCTCTAGAAAGGAGAGGCTAATGATTTCTGCAAATGAAGCAACAACACAGATATTCTATGTACCTCCACACAAGCTTCTTCAATTTCTTGAAGAGACTTCTGTACTGTTCAGTGATTCAAG AAGATGTGTCATAGCTCGTGAAATAACCAAACTACATGAACAG TTTTGGCGGGGTACATTAGGGGAAGCAAAAGAGGCATTTTCTGTTCATAAGCCAAAGGGTGAGATTACTTTGTTAATTGAGGGAAAGGCAAATCCTACCATCGAAACTCCATCAGACTGTGAGCTTGAGAAAGAATTAAGCAATCTGATCTCCAATGGTCATAGTCTTTCTACA GCCGTCAAATTAGTGGCTGGTGGAACATCAATGAAAAAGAAAACTGTATATTCCATTGCATTGAGAAAATTTGGGAAGCAACTTGAGTTTGAGGAGGAGAATGTTCATCTGGATTCATGCAAACCAGAGTGA
- the LOC133800988 gene encoding uncharacterized protein LOC133800988 isoform X6 — translation MDVGRFLFQGPLEPGLYLVGTPIGNLEDITLRALRVLKSAHVILSEDTRHSGKLLHHYNIATPLLSYHKFNESQREQTVLRRLKEGEIVALISDAGTPGISDPGTELAKLCINENIPVIPIPGPSAFVAALSASGLATDEFTFVGFLPKHTSSRKERLMISANEATTQIFYVPPHKLLQFLEETSVLFSDSRRCVIAREITKLHEQFWRGTLGEAKEAFSVHKPKGEITLLIEGKANPTIETPSDCELEKELSNLISNGHSLSTAVKLVAGGTSMKKKTVYSIALRKFGKQLEFEEENVHLDSCKPE, via the exons ATGGATGTGGGACGGTTCTTGTTTCAGGGTCCTCTGGAACCTGGATTATATCTGGTAGGAACACCAATTGGTAACCTTGAAGATATCACTTTAAG GGCTCTCCGTGTTTTAAAATCAGCTCATGTGATACTTTCAGAAGACACCAGACATTCAGGGAAGCTTTTACATCATTACAATATAGCAACTCCTCTT TTAAGCTATCATAAATTCAATGAATCTCAAAGAGAACAAACGGTGTTAAGGAGGTTGAAGGAAGGTGAGATTGTTGCACTGATTAGTGATGCAGGGACACCAGGTATCAGTGATCCTGGTACCGAATTG GCTAAGCTATGCATCAATGAGAATATTCCTGTCATTCCCATTCCTGGACCATCTGCTTTCGTGGCTGCTCTTTCTGCCTCTGGTCTGGCCACTGATGAGTTTACATTTG TTGGGTTTCTTCCCAAACACACCAGCTCTAGAAAGGAGAGGCTAATGATTTCTGCAAATGAAGCAACAACACAGATATTCTATGTACCTCCACACAAGCTTCTTCAATTTCTTGAAGAGACTTCTGTACTGTTCAGTGATTCAAG AAGATGTGTCATAGCTCGTGAAATAACCAAACTACATGAACAG TTTTGGCGGGGTACATTAGGGGAAGCAAAAGAGGCATTTTCTGTTCATAAGCCAAAGGGTGAGATTACTTTGTTAATTGAGGGAAAGGCAAATCCTACCATCGAAACTCCATCAGACTGTGAGCTTGAGAAAGAATTAAGCAATCTGATCTCCAATGGTCATAGTCTTTCTACA GCCGTCAAATTAGTGGCTGGTGGAACATCAATGAAAAAGAAAACTGTATATTCCATTGCATTGAGAAAATTTGGGAAGCAACTTGAGTTTGAGGAGGAGAATGTTCATCTGGATTCATGCAAACCAGAGTGA
- the LOC133800988 gene encoding uncharacterized protein LOC133800988 isoform X5, which produces MLTRILSSPAVSLAGPLPWRWSTLPVLLDSQTSLVSSLSLAIKTRIVSFSSSPLGSAESGDVIPKESSKRGPLEPGLYLVGTPIGNLEDITLRALRVLKSAHVILSEDTRHSGKLLHHYNIATPLLSYHKFNESQREQTVLRRLKEGEIVALISDAGTPGISDPGTELAKLCINENIPVIPIPGPSAFVAALSASGLATDEFTFVGFLPKHTSSRKERLMISANEATTQIFYVPPHKLLQFLEETSVLFSDSRCVIAREITKLHEQAVKLVAGGTSMKKKTVYSIALRKFGKQLEFEEENVHLDSCKPE; this is translated from the exons ATGTTAACGCGAATACTTTCTTCTCCGGCGGTTTCTCTGGCCGGACCTCTTCCGTGGCGCTGGTCTACACTTCCGGTCCTACTCGACTCTCAGACGTCACTCGTTTCTTCCCTATCCCTTGCCATCAAAACCCGCATTGTATCCTTCTCTTCCAGTCCTCTAGGTTCAGCAGAATCCGGCGATGTAATCCCTAAAGAATCGTCAAAGCGT GGTCCTCTGGAACCTGGATTATATCTGGTAGGAACACCAATTGGTAACCTTGAAGATATCACTTTAAG GGCTCTCCGTGTTTTAAAATCAGCTCATGTGATACTTTCAGAAGACACCAGACATTCAGGGAAGCTTTTACATCATTACAATATAGCAACTCCTCTT TTAAGCTATCATAAATTCAATGAATCTCAAAGAGAACAAACGGTGTTAAGGAGGTTGAAGGAAGGTGAGATTGTTGCACTGATTAGTGATGCAGGGACACCAGGTATCAGTGATCCTGGTACCGAATTG GCTAAGCTATGCATCAATGAGAATATTCCTGTCATTCCCATTCCTGGACCATCTGCTTTCGTGGCTGCTCTTTCTGCCTCTGGTCTGGCCACTGATGAGTTTACATTTG TTGGGTTTCTTCCCAAACACACCAGCTCTAGAAAGGAGAGGCTAATGATTTCTGCAAATGAAGCAACAACACAGATATTCTATGTACCTCCACACAAGCTTCTTCAATTTCTTGAAGAGACTTCTGTACTGTTCAGTGATTCAAG ATGTGTCATAGCTCGTGAAATAACCAAACTACATGAACAG GCCGTCAAATTAGTGGCTGGTGGAACATCAATGAAAAAGAAAACTGTATATTCCATTGCATTGAGAAAATTTGGGAAGCAACTTGAGTTTGAGGAGGAGAATGTTCATCTGGATTCATGCAAACCAGAGTGA
- the LOC133800988 gene encoding uncharacterized protein LOC133800988 isoform X4: protein MLTRILSSPAVSLAGPLPWRWSTLPVLLDSQTSLVSSLSLAIKTRIVSFSSSPLGSAESGDVIPKESSKRGPLEPGLYLVGTPIGNLEDITLRALRVLKSAHVILSEDTRHSGKLLHHYNIATPLLSYHKFNESQREQTVLRRLKEGEIVALISDAGTPGISDPGTELAKLCINENIPVIPIPGPSAFVAALSASGLATDEFTFVGFLPKHTSSRKERLMISANEATTQIFYVPPHKLLQFLEETSVLFSDSRRCVIAREITKLHEQAVKLVAGGTSMKKKTVYSIALRKFGKQLEFEEENVHLDSCKPE, encoded by the exons ATGTTAACGCGAATACTTTCTTCTCCGGCGGTTTCTCTGGCCGGACCTCTTCCGTGGCGCTGGTCTACACTTCCGGTCCTACTCGACTCTCAGACGTCACTCGTTTCTTCCCTATCCCTTGCCATCAAAACCCGCATTGTATCCTTCTCTTCCAGTCCTCTAGGTTCAGCAGAATCCGGCGATGTAATCCCTAAAGAATCGTCAAAGCGT GGTCCTCTGGAACCTGGATTATATCTGGTAGGAACACCAATTGGTAACCTTGAAGATATCACTTTAAG GGCTCTCCGTGTTTTAAAATCAGCTCATGTGATACTTTCAGAAGACACCAGACATTCAGGGAAGCTTTTACATCATTACAATATAGCAACTCCTCTT TTAAGCTATCATAAATTCAATGAATCTCAAAGAGAACAAACGGTGTTAAGGAGGTTGAAGGAAGGTGAGATTGTTGCACTGATTAGTGATGCAGGGACACCAGGTATCAGTGATCCTGGTACCGAATTG GCTAAGCTATGCATCAATGAGAATATTCCTGTCATTCCCATTCCTGGACCATCTGCTTTCGTGGCTGCTCTTTCTGCCTCTGGTCTGGCCACTGATGAGTTTACATTTG TTGGGTTTCTTCCCAAACACACCAGCTCTAGAAAGGAGAGGCTAATGATTTCTGCAAATGAAGCAACAACACAGATATTCTATGTACCTCCACACAAGCTTCTTCAATTTCTTGAAGAGACTTCTGTACTGTTCAGTGATTCAAG AAGATGTGTCATAGCTCGTGAAATAACCAAACTACATGAACAG GCCGTCAAATTAGTGGCTGGTGGAACATCAATGAAAAAGAAAACTGTATATTCCATTGCATTGAGAAAATTTGGGAAGCAACTTGAGTTTGAGGAGGAGAATGTTCATCTGGATTCATGCAAACCAGAGTGA